GGACGCCGGGACAGGAGCACGCCATGAACGAGACCACCACCACGCCCCTCGACCACCCCTTGGGCCGCCTGGGTGCGGTCGTCCGCGAGGACGGCGAGGTCCTGCTGCGCTTCGAGCGGCACTACGACGTCCCGGCCGCCGACGTCTGGTCGGCCCTCACCGACCCGGAGCGGACGGCGCGCTGGATCGGCCGCTGGAGCGGCGACCCGACCGAGGGCCACGTGCTGCTGACCATGACCGACGAGGAGGGCGCCGCGGCCGAGCCCGTCACCATCGACCGCTGCGAACCGCCCTCGCGGCTGGAGGTCACGGCGGGCACGCCGGACGGGCCCTGGCCGCTCACGGTGCTGCTGAGCGAGGAGGGCGGCCGCACCCGGCTGCTCTTCACCCACCGGCTCGCCGAGCCCTACGACGCCGGCGACATCGGGCCGGGCTGGCACTACTACCTCGACCGCCTCGACGCCGTGGTCGCGGGCGGTCCGGTGCCGTCGGACTTCACCGCCTACCACCCCCGGCTGGCCG
The window above is part of the Friedmanniella luteola genome. Proteins encoded here:
- a CDS encoding SRPBCC family protein — protein: MNETTTTPLDHPLGRLGAVVREDGEVLLRFERHYDVPAADVWSALTDPERTARWIGRWSGDPTEGHVLLTMTDEEGAAAEPVTIDRCEPPSRLEVTAGTPDGPWPLTVLLSEEGGRTRLLFTHRLAEPYDAGDIGPGWHYYLDRLDAVVAGGPVPSDFTAYHPRLAGSYPVPEP